Proteins encoded within one genomic window of Anopheles gambiae chromosome 3, idAnoGambNW_F1_1, whole genome shotgun sequence:
- the LOC1272548 gene encoding sister chromatid cohesion protein PDS5 homolog B, whose amino-acid sequence MGDITYPAGCRPINEDLGQDELIRRLKTLTHTLQAMGQDEDGMYTQYIPLAVHLADDFFLQHPSRDVQLLIACCIADVLRVYAPEAPYKDQDQIKGIFMFLIRQLNGLRDPKDPAFKRYFYLLENLAYVKSFNMCFELEDCQEVFCTLFSLMFKIVNDEHSPKVKSFMLDVLAPLITESDSVSYDLLDLIYINIVEPLRTQKRNAYELAKELIIKTSNWLEAYTQAFFNQILILDKNEKQYQIVPKIYDVIYELNVITPSILLSVLPQLECKLKSTHEAERLKAVSTLARMFSEPGSTLARQYGPLWKQFLGRFYDIAVPIRIKCVQSTMHFLINHPSLRKDIIDTLRIRQHDSDETVRYEVVMAIVETAKRDLQIVSESEDLLEFVKERTLDKKYKIRKEAMNGLAMIYKKYLSDTNVPAATKKAVNWIKDKILHGYYMTGVEDRLLVERLLITCLVPYQLPAEERMKKLYQLLGTIDDNATKAFIELQKNQLKVRRSVADWIKLHRLKDLTPTVLKEMNVKCTNIAKQLPDPVKAQELLLKFSAQMRKDPKLIVEMETILKRDVSCKECADTMAIVLKKLGQPIMTNTYYNTVKMLLERIASVMVDKQSIGVLIELIQECMNGGKEVIEEVSLPTDSAGERGLKLLTVLAYVFSAHFQHDEILRHMIGLLSFDEPYVAPYVLKAFTYLGRYKSLIESHPAILKELAPLCKEFAIAGTPKQAKHAIRCMFVNTQTGNSAAVDPLATGAPGSDLSAIDIFPDIVEGMKQTLHPQSEHYRTAIVTLGHIAYNLPDKFHVQIKNIISRKIVKELLVKETSDGRSNVPAKDWCDEQDLPEETRCKVEGLKTMARWLLGLKKDVLSAQKTFRMLNAFISKKGDLLEQGGALSAAEKSWLRLSAGKAMLKICEQKGVGDQFIAEQFYNLSQLMTDPVPEVRDTFVKKLHKGLSKGIPHKCLPLDFMGYYALGGRETDQTLFAQIRSNIETDVNRRREYVKNFTTVERGMSQLPHILPDYMLVFAVTVLTHDPHFTRPNDPAQLRQIERCLWLVLEPLVMNKEFFCFSFYKNLIERIKHHKDALKPEDEETNHKLWAICDVAMGLILTRLTFYDMREAPAEARIPSMYFQAQPEDFQNTRYYIPDDMYNLTDRSGRSAVPSGSKTLAPAAKPKPQAPTTSASASSSSSSATACASSSSSLTLPVTSSSSAMERNKLKTKFARQAVHDDDEHNNGQDEGEDTGPPPPKRTYKAADGANL is encoded by the exons ATGGGCGATATCACGTACCCGGCGGGATGCCGGCCGATTAACGAAGATCTCGGGCAGGACGAGCTGATTCGCCGGCTGAAGACGCTCACCCACACACTGCAGGCGATGGGCCAGGACGAGGACGGCATGTACACGCAGTACATTCCGCTGGCCGTCCATCTGGCGGACGATTTCTTTCTGCAGCATCCGTCCCGGGACGTGCAGCTGCTGATTGCCTGCTGCATAGCGGACGTGCTGCGCGTGTACGCACCGGAAGCACCGTACAAGGATCAGGACCAGATCAAGGGCATCTTTATGTTTCTGATCCGGCAGCTGAATGGACTGCGCGATCCGAAGGATCCGGCGTTCAAGCGCTACTTCTATCTGCTCGAGAACCTCGCGTACGTGAAATCGTTCAACATGTGCTTCGAGCTGGAGGACTGCCAGGAGGTGTTTTGTACGCTGTttagtttaatgtttaaaattgtcAA TGACGAACACAGCCCGAAAGTGAAATCCTTCATGTTGGACGTTCTCGCACCGCTCATCACCGAGTCCGATTCGGTGTCGTACGATCTGCTCGATCTGATCTACATCAACATCGTCGAGCCGCTGCGAACGCAGAAGCGAAACGCATACGAACTGGCGAAGgaactcatcatcaaaacgTCCAACTGGCTCGAGGCGTACACGCAAGCCTTTTTCAACCAGATCCTCATACTGGACAAGAACGAAAAGCAGTACCAGATTGTGCCGAAAATCTACGACGTCATCTACGAGCTGAACGTGATCACGCCGAGCATCCTGCTGTCCGTGCTGCCGCAGCTCGAGTGCAAGCTGAAATCGACGCACGAAGCCGAACGGCTGAAAGCGGTGTCCACGCTGGCGCGCATGTTTTCCGAGCCAGGCTCAACGCTCGCCCGCCAGTACGGGCCGCTGTGGAAGCAGTTTCTCGGCCGCTTTTACGACATTGCCGTGCCGATCCGTATCAAGTGCGTCCAGAGCACGATGCACTTCCTGATCAACCATCCGAGCCTGCGGAAGGACATCATCGATACGCTTCGCATCCGGCAGCACGATTCGGACGAAACGGTGCGCTACGAGGTGGTGATGGCGATTGTGGAGACGGCCAAGCGGGACCTGCAGATCGTGTCCGAGTCGGAGGACCTGCTCGAGTTCGTGAAGGAGCGCACGCTCGACAAGAAGTACAAGATCCGCAAGGAGGCGATGAACGGGCTGGCGATGATCTACAAGAAGTACCTCAGCGACACGAATGTGCCGGCGGCCACGAAGAAGGCCGTCAACTGGATCAAGGACAAGATACTGCACGGCTACTACATGACGGGCGTGGAGGATCGGCTGCTGGTCGAGCGGCTGCTCATCACCTGCCTGGTGCCGTACCAGCTGCCGGCCGAGGAGCGCATGAAGAAGCTGTACCAGCTGCTCGGCACGATCGATGACAACGCGACGAAAGCGTTCATCGAGCTGCAGAAGAACCAGCTGAAGGTGCGGCGCAGCGTCGCCGACTGGATCAAACTGCACCGGCTGAAGGATCTCACGCCGACCGTGCTGAAGGAGATGAACGTCAAGTGTACGAACATCGCGAAGCAGCTGCCGGACCCGGTGAAGGCGCAGGAGCTGCTGCTCAAGTTTTCCGCCCAGATGCGCAAGGACCCAAAGCTGATCGTCGAGATGGAGACGATCCTGAAGCGGGACGTGTCGTGCAAGGAGTGTGCCGACACGATGGCGATCGTGCTGAAGAAGCTCGGCCAGCCGATCATGACCAACACGTACTACAACACGGTCAAGATGCTGCTCGAGCGGATCGCCTCGGTGATGGTGGACAAGCAGTCGATCGGCGTGCTGATCGAGCTGATCCAGGAGTGCATGAACGGCGGCAAAGAGGTGATCGAGGAGGTGAGCCTGCCGACGGATTCGGCCGGCGAGCGGGGCCTCAAGCTGCTGACGGTGCTGGCGTACGTGTTTTCGGCCCACTTCCAGCACGACGAGATACTGCGCCACATGATCGGGCTGCTGTCGTTCGACGAGCCGTACGTGGCGCCGTACGTGCTGAAGGCGTTTACGTACCTTGGCCGCTACAAGTCACTGATCGAGTCGCACCCGGCCATCCTGAAGGAGTTGGCCCCGCTCTGCAAAGAGTTTGCGATCGCGGGCACACCGAAGCAGGCGAAGCACGCGATCCGCTGTATGTTCGTAAACACGCAGACGGGCAACAGCGCTGCCGTAGATCCGCTAGCGACGGGTGCGCCCGGATCGGACCTCAGCGCGATCGACATCTTCCCGGACATTGTCGAGGGCATGAAGCAAACGTTGCACCCGCAGAGCGAGCACTACCGCACGGCGATCGTGACGCTCGGGCACATCGCGTACAATCTGCCGGACAAGTTCCACGTGCAGATCAAGAACATTATCTCGCGCAAGATCGTGAAGGAGCTGCTGGTGAAGGAAACTTCGGACGGGCGGTCGAACGTACCGGCGAAGGACTGGTGCGACGAGCAGGACCTGCCGGAGGAGACGCGCTGCAAGGTGGAGGGGCTGAAGACGATGGCCCGCTGGCTGCTCGGGCTGAAGAAGGACGTGCTGTCGGCGCAGAAGACGTTCCGCATGCTGAACGCGTTCATCAGCAAGAAGGGCGACCTGCTCGAGCAGGGCGGCGCATTGTCGGCGGCGGAAAAGTCGTGGCTGCGCCTCAGTGCCGGCAAGGCGATGCTGAAGATCTGCGAGCAGAAGGGCGTAGGGGATCAGTTCATTGCGGAGCAGTTCTACAACCTGTCGCAGTTGATG ACTGATCCAGTGCCGGAGGTGCGCGATACGTTCGTGAAGAAGCTACACAAAGGCCTGAGCAAGGGCATTCCGCACAAGTGCCTTCCGCTTGATTTCATGGGCTACTATGCGCTCGGCGGAAGAGAAACAGATCAAAC TTTGTTCGCTCAAATCAGATCCAACATAGAGACAGACGTCAACAGACGACGAGAGTACGTGAAAAACTTCACCACAG TTGAGCGTGGCATGAGTCAGCTGCCACACATTCTACCGGACTATATGCTCGTGTTTGCCGTGACGGTTCTGACGCACGATCCTCATTTTACGCGCCCAAACGATCCGGCCCAGCTGCGACAGATAGAACGGTGCCTGTGGCTCGTACTGGAACCACTCGTCATGAACAAGGAGTTCTTCTGCTTTAGCTTCTACAAAAATTTGATCGAACGTATTAAACACCACAAGGACGCCCTCAAGCCCGAGGACGAGGAAACGAATCAC AAACTGTGGGCCATTTGTGATGTCGCGATGGGGCTCATACTCACCCGTCTAACGTTCTACGATATGCGGGAAGCACCGGCCGAGGCACGCATACCGTCGATGTACTTCCAGGCCCAGCCGGAAGACTTCCAAAACACGCGCTACTACATTCCCGATGACATGTACAACTTAACGGATCGGAGCGGTCGCAGTGCGGTCCCGTCCGGCTCGAAGACACTGGCGCCTGCGGCCAAACCCAAACCCCAAGCCCCGACCACTTCCGCATCCGCTTCGTCCTCGTCATCCAGCGCGACAGCCTGCGCGTCCTCCTCTTCATCGCTTACACTACCGGTCACATCTAGTTCGTCAGCGATG gAACGGAACAAACTCAAAACGAAATTCGCTCGCCAAGCAGTTCACGACGATGACGAACACAACAATGGGCAGGACGAGGGAGAAGATACCGGTCCACCACCCCCCAAGCGAACCTACAAAGCAGCCGACGGTGCCAATCTATAA
- the LOC1272552 gene encoding large ribosomal subunit protein mL39 isoform X2, protein MSLNIRRIRYPALQLHHVIKKHYSVASKSTAKASELFTDEQRRQRENVGRIEKIEVRYLGLPHDTTLVMNRELSTPYDCARHIGEKYCRQSALALLDNKTPWDMRRPLRDSCTLQLLNFTSPEPHIANKAFWRSCSFLLGAVLQASFKPEAGLFLHSFPKPNIKSGSFVHDIVLAEEHWNPTVPELRALSIEMIKLSQQDLPIERLDVSSELALEMFHDNPFKREQIPSVAAQNNGQVTVYRVGEHVDISKGPMMGSTGLLGRCTISASHPIKEGSERGKHFYRMQGVALPAVLRIGHFAYNILENRSRKLNSAKLPNEPFEDTVAEQVA, encoded by the exons ATGTCTCTCAATATACGTAGAATCAGATATCCAGCATTGCAGTTACACCATGTGATAAAGA AGCACTATTCCGTCGCTTCGAAAAGCACTGCCAAGGCGAGCGAACTGTTCACCGACGAACAGCGCAGACAGCGGGAAAATGTGGGCCGTATCGAAAAGATTGAGGTCCGATATCTTGGCCTACCGCACGACACGACGCTGGTGATGAACCGGGAACTCTCCACACCGTACGATTGTGCGAGGC ACATTGGTGAAAAGTACTGCCGGCAGTCGGCGTTGGCATTGCTGGACAACAAAACGCCGTGGGATATGCGTCGACCATTGCGCGATTCGTGCACGCTGCAGCTGCTGAACTTCACCTCGCCCGAACCACACATCGCGAACAAAGCGTTCTGGCGCTCCTGTTCCTTTCTGCTCGGGGCCGTGCTGCAGGCGAGCTTCAAGCCGGAAGCGGGCCTGTTCCTACACAGCTTCCCGAAACCGAACA TTAAATCTGGCAGCTTCGTGCACGATATCGTACTGGCGGAAGAGCACTGGAATCCGACCGTCCCCGAGCTGCGTGCGCTATCGATCGAAATGATCAAACTGTCGCAGCAAGATCTCCCGATCGAGCGGCTGGATGTGAGCAGTGAGCTGGCGCTAGAAATGTTCCACGACAATCCGTTCAAGCGGGAACAGATCCCGAGCGTGGCGGCCCAGAACAATGGCCAGGTTACGGTGTACCGGGTGGGCGAGCATGTCGACATCAGCAAGGGACCGATGATGGGCTCGACCGGACTGCTCGGCCGGTGTACGATCTCGGCGTCACACCCGATCAAGGAGGGCAGCGAAAGGGGGAAGCACTTCTACCGGATGCAGGGCGTTGCGCTGCCGGCCGTTTTACGCATCGGCCACTTTGCGTACAACATACTGGAGAACCGTTCGCGGAAGCTG AACTCGGCCAAGTTACCAAATGAACCATTTGAGGATACGGTTGCAGAACAAGTAGCATAA
- the LOC1272552 gene encoding large ribosomal subunit protein mL39 isoform X1: MSLNIRRIRYPALQLHHVIKKHYSVASKSTAKASELFTDEQRRQRENVGRIEKIEVRYLGLPHDTTLVMNRELSTPYDCARHIGEKYCRQSALALLDNKTPWDMRRPLRDSCTLQLLNFTSPEPHIANKAFWRSCSFLLGAVLQASFKPEAGLFLHSFPKPNIKSGSFVHDIVLAEEHWNPTVPELRALSIEMIKLSQQDLPIERLDVSSELALEMFHDNPFKREQIPSVAAQNNGQVTVYRVGEHVDISKGPMMGSTGLLGRCTISASHPIKEGSERGKHFYRMQGVALPAVLRIGHFAYNILENRSRKLVSVFWKKVKRVVGLELKGFIKIFLFFLQCV, from the exons ATGTCTCTCAATATACGTAGAATCAGATATCCAGCATTGCAGTTACACCATGTGATAAAGA AGCACTATTCCGTCGCTTCGAAAAGCACTGCCAAGGCGAGCGAACTGTTCACCGACGAACAGCGCAGACAGCGGGAAAATGTGGGCCGTATCGAAAAGATTGAGGTCCGATATCTTGGCCTACCGCACGACACGACGCTGGTGATGAACCGGGAACTCTCCACACCGTACGATTGTGCGAGGC ACATTGGTGAAAAGTACTGCCGGCAGTCGGCGTTGGCATTGCTGGACAACAAAACGCCGTGGGATATGCGTCGACCATTGCGCGATTCGTGCACGCTGCAGCTGCTGAACTTCACCTCGCCCGAACCACACATCGCGAACAAAGCGTTCTGGCGCTCCTGTTCCTTTCTGCTCGGGGCCGTGCTGCAGGCGAGCTTCAAGCCGGAAGCGGGCCTGTTCCTACACAGCTTCCCGAAACCGAACA TTAAATCTGGCAGCTTCGTGCACGATATCGTACTGGCGGAAGAGCACTGGAATCCGACCGTCCCCGAGCTGCGTGCGCTATCGATCGAAATGATCAAACTGTCGCAGCAAGATCTCCCGATCGAGCGGCTGGATGTGAGCAGTGAGCTGGCGCTAGAAATGTTCCACGACAATCCGTTCAAGCGGGAACAGATCCCGAGCGTGGCGGCCCAGAACAATGGCCAGGTTACGGTGTACCGGGTGGGCGAGCATGTCGACATCAGCAAGGGACCGATGATGGGCTCGACCGGACTGCTCGGCCGGTGTACGATCTCGGCGTCACACCCGATCAAGGAGGGCAGCGAAAGGGGGAAGCACTTCTACCGGATGCAGGGCGTTGCGCTGCCGGCCGTTTTACGCATCGGCCACTTTGCGTACAACATACTGGAGAACCGTTCGCGGAAGCTGGTAAGTGTATTTTGGAAGAAGGTAAAAAGGGTTGTTGGGCTTGAATTAAagggtttcatcaaaatatttctatttttcCTTCAATGTGTTTAG
- the LOC1268756 gene encoding digestive cysteine proteinase 1, which translates to MKFVLVVLSCLLAGAFATKPPKWPDVYSVSGMLTIPYAEINEPFYAWYDKTNGRSRVDYYGGMVKTYQLTKQGDYGVSLKLAPVTTQNQMNKETCLQVNGSASYKIDVQGILPYVRDFQLLGTEQCGGYQCDKFGLTEVIGQKRNVYTLWVRYVKSPKYPAARMPIPVRYEMKGYNTLLGSHYDHYYLDYESYDHQDIPEDVFEVKLSDPCVGFPGPGNGHYATFNPMQEFVHPRSEEHLHNEFGRFKNKHGKSYASPLEHERRLNVFRQNLRFIHSHNRANRGFTVAVNHLADRTEEELKALRGFRSSGTYNGGQPFPYDTPKHMADLPDSWDWRISGAVTPVKDQSVCGSCWSFGTIGHIEGAYFRKTQKLVRFSQQALIDCSWGYGNNGCDGGEDFRAYQWMMEVGGVPMEDEYGGYLGQDGYCHVQNMTLYAPITGWVNVTSGDPDAFKLALFKHGPLSIAIDAGHKSFSFYSNGVYYEPECKNKLDELDHAVLAVGYGQLNGEDYWLIKNSWSNYWGNDGYALMAVKDNNCGLTTDATYVLM; encoded by the exons ATGAAATTCGTGCTGGTAGTTTTAAGTTGCCTGCTGGCAGGCG CTTTTGCCACCAAACCCCCGAAATGGCCCGACGTGTACTCGGTCAGCGGCATGCTGACGATACCGTACGCGGAAATCAACGAACCATTCTACGCCTGGTACGATAAGACGAACGGACGCTCCCGAGTCGACTACTATGGCGGCATGGTGAAGACGTACCAGCTCACCAAGCAGGGCGACTACGGCGTCAGCCTGAAGCTGGCCCCGGTCACGACGCAAAACCAGATGAACAAAGAGACCTGCCTGCAGGTTAATGGGTCAGCTTCGTACAAGATCGACGTGCAGGGCATCCTGCCGTACGTGCGCGACTTCCAGCTGCTCG GCACGGAGCAATGTGGCGGTTATCAGTGCGATAAGTTCGGGCTGACCGAGGTCatcgggcagaagcgcaatgTTTACACGCTCTGGGTGCGGTACGTGAAATCGCCCAAGTATCCGGCCGCCCGCATGCCCATCCCGGTCCGGTACGAGATGAAGGGCTACAATACGCTGCTCGGTTCGCACTACGACCATTACTACCTCGACTACGAATCGTACGACCATCAGGACATTCCGGAGGACGTGTTCGAGGTGAAGCTGA GCGACCCATGCGTTGGGTTCCCCGGCCCGGGCAATGGACACTACGCCACCTTCAACCCGATGCAGGAGTTCGTGCATCCGCGCTCGGAGGAGCATCTCCACAACGAGTTCGGTCGGTTCAAGAACAAGCATGGGAAATCGTACGCCAGTCCGCTCGAACACGAGCGTCGCCTGAACGTGTTCCGGCAGAACTTGCGCTTCATCCACTCGCACAACCGTGCCAACCGTGGCTTCACCGTGGCCGTCAACCATCTGGCCGATCGGACCGAGGAGGAGCTGAAGGCGCTGCGTGGCTTCCGCTCGTCCGGCACCTACAACGGGGGCCAACCGTTCCCGTACGACACGCCCAAACATATGGCCGATCTGCCCGACAGCTGGGACTGGCGCATTAGCGGTGCGGTAACGCCGGTTAAGGATCAGTCCGTGTGCGGTTCCTGCTGGTCGTTCGGTACGATCGGACATATCGAGGGCGCGTACTTCCGCAAGACACAGAAGCTGGTGCGCTTCTCGCAGCAGGCCCTGATCGATTGTTCCTGGGGATACGGTAACAATGGGTGCGACGGTGGAGAAGACTTCCGCGCGTACCAGTGGATGATGGAGGTCGGTGGTGTCCCGATGGAGGACGAGTACGGTGGCTACCTTGGACAGGATGGGTACTGTCACGTGCAGAACATGACGCTGTACGCACCGATCACCGGCTGGGTGAACGTGACGTCGGGCGATCCGGACGCATTCAAGCTGGCCCTGTTCAAGCACGGCCCACTGTCGATCGCGATCGATGCCGGACACAAATCATTCAGCTTCTACTCGAACGGCGTGTACTACGAGCCGGAGTGCAAGAACAAGCTGGACGAGCTGGACCACGCGGTGCTGGCGGTCGGGTACGGGCAGCTGAACGGCGAAGACTACTGGCTGATCAAGAACTCGTGGTCCAACTACTGGGGCAACGATGGGTACGCACTGATGGCGGTAAAGGACAACAACTGTGGTCTGACGACTGACGCCACCTATGTGCTGATGTGA